GTTCTTTTTAAGTCTTTGGTTTTTGGCCGGCATTTTCATTCTCCCCACTTTTTTAAAAAGAGCTTCGAAATTATTGAGCAGCGAAACCCTGCTGGTGGCGGCCATTGCGCTTTGTTTGGGCATGGTGGTATTTGCCGACAAAGTGGGTTTTAGTGCGGCCTTGGGTGCTTTTGTGATGGGTTCTATTTTGGCAGAAACTGTGTATGCCGAAAAGATTGAACACTTACTGGAGCCAGTGAAAAATTTGTTTGGCGCTATCTTCTTTGTATCGGTGGGCATGCTCATCAATCCGATATTGTTGTGGGAAAATGCGGGGCCTGTATTGCTGCTGTCTCTCACGGTTATTTTGGGCAAGCTCATTTTTGTAAGCACCGGTGCATTGGTGGCTGGCCGGCCACTAAAGCAGGCGGTACAAGCCGGTACCAGCATGACGCAGATTGGTGAATTTTCATTCATCATCGCTACGTTGGGCGTTACACTCAATGTCACCAGTTCATTCTTGTATCCCATTGCAGTGGGCGTGTCTGTACTCACCACATTTACTACGCCGTACATGATTCGGCTGGCCGATCCGCTGATAAGCTGGCTGGAAAAAGTACTGCCTGCCCGCTGGCAACAAAAGCTGCAGGAATATAGCGCCGGTACACAGGTGCTGAAGGGAGAAAGTGATTGGCGCATTGTGGTGAAATTGCTGATGCAAATGGTACTCATCAATGTGGTGGTCATCATCGCCATTTTGTTGGCATCTAAATACTTGCTGTATCCATTTATGCATACCATGATTGATACGCAACTGGTAGCCAGCTTAGTGACCATTGCCATTACACTCATGGCCATGATGCCTTTTGTATGGGCACTGATGGCAAAGAAAATTCAACACAGTGCTTACAGGCAACTGTGGCTCGATAGCAAGTACAACCATGGCCCGCTGGTAGCCGTAGAAGTTTTTAGAAATGCTTTGGCGGTTGCATTTGTAGCAGTACTGCTGGCACAGCATTTTAGTACGCCCGTAGCTGTGGGCGTTACCATTGCGGTTATTGGAGTGGTGATGATTGTTTTTCGCCAGCGGTTGCAGCGTTTTTACCAGCGCATTGAGCAACGCTTTTTAAACAACCTGCACGAAAAAGAAAAAGCAGCCAAACAGGCACCCAAGCTGCTCACGCCTTGGGATGCTCACTTGAGCAAAATCCGTATTTGTGCCACATCTCCCTTTATAGGCAAAACGCTGGAGGAGCTGGCCCTGCGGGAGCAGTACGGTGTCAACATTGCATTTATAGAAAGGGGCAATAAACTCTTGTATGCACCATCCCGTTTCGAAAAATTATTTCCCTACGATGAAATAGGTGTGATAGGTAACGACCATCAATTGCAGAAGTTTACCGTATTGGTAGAAGAGCAAAATGAAGAAGCACCGGTAGCCGATTTGCTGGCACAGCAAATAAGCCTCGAAAAGATTGTGGTGGATGAGCACAACGGCCTCCGTGGAAAAAGTATCCGGGATAGTGGCATTCGTGAAATGACGAATGGCTTGGTGGTAGGCATTGAGCGGGATGGAGAACGAATGTTGAATCCATCATCGGCTACCACGTTTGAATGGAACGATGTGATATGGCTGGTGGGCGACAGGAACAAAATTGCACAGCTCAGCCAGGTTTAGCGTTCTTGCAAATGTTTTTGAGCCTTGGTTATTTGCGCAGCACTACCCATTACAATCAGTCGTTCACCTTGCATTAAAATGTAGTCGGGCGTGGGGTTGCGGCGGTATTTGCTATCTACTTGTTTTACTCCCAGTACGGTGCAGCCGGTTTCCTGCCACAGGTTAAGTTCGCCCAGGTTGATGGCCTGTGTTACTTCCAATTCCGTTACCTGAAACTTTTCGTTGTGCTTACTGCTCAGCATCGATAAAAACTCTTGCACATCGGGTATCAGCACCAGCGAAGCCATGTAAGCACCACCCAGCTTGTCGGGCATTATTACATTGGTAGCACCAGCTATTTTCAATTTTTTAATGGAGTGGTCATCGCTGGCCCGGCTGATGATGGTAATGTTTGGATTGAGTTGCCTTGCTGTGAGTACCACAAACAAATTATCGGCATCGTTGGGCAGGGCGCTAATGAGTGCTTTGGCATGCATAATTCCCGCTTCCAACAGCACTTCATCTTTGGTGGCATCACCAGGTATAATCAGGTCTTCATGTTCAGCAGCGGCCACATATTCCTGGCGTTGTTCTATCACGGTAAATGTGATGCCATTTTGCCGCAGCACTTCACAAGCCTGCTTTCCGTTGCGGCCGTAGCCACACACAATTACATGGTTGTGCATATTGTTGAGTCTTTTGCTTTGCTTGTACAATCTGTATTGCCGTCGCCATTCACCATCCAGCAGCAGGCGGGTAACCATGGTGATGTAAAAGGCCACCGTAGCCAAACTGGCAATAATGAGAAAAATGGTGAAGAGTTTGCCCGCATTACTTAGCGGTTGTATTTCGCCAAACCCAACCGTACCAACGGTGATGATGGTCATGTACAGCGCATTGATCCACGTGTAATCGTCGATGAAAACATAGCCAACGGTACCTACAATGGTCAATGCTGCCAGTAAAAATACCGGCGCAATGAACTTGCGGAGTAACAGCCATCTGGTTATTTTTTTAGACACGGCAGAAGCGTTGTAAAGCTTTTGTTGTTAGTTTGACTCACCTAAAAATAAGCGGGAATATGAACAGGCGGCATGATATAATTCAGTTGTTGGTGATGGCGGTGTTACTGATGGGTTGTGTGTCGGGCAGGCAAATACAACGGGGCCTGCAACAGTATGAGGCACTTACTACATTGCTGGAAGACAGTACGCTGCAGCATGCTCATGTAGGTATTATGATTGTAGATGCCGAATCGCAACAGCTGCTTGCTGCACACAACGAGCACAAGTATTTTGTACCCGCCAGTAATACCAAACTCTGGACCATGTACGCCGGTTTGAAATACCTCGGCGATAGTCTGATAGCTGGCTACGTGGCCAAATCCAACGACAGTGTTGTGCATTTCCGTTCGCATGCCGATCCTACTTTTCTGCACCCCGATTACAAGCATCAACCATTGGCAACTGTGCTGCAGCAATACAAGCAAGTGAATTGGTACAATGCCGGCATGGCCACCACAGCTTATGGCAATGGCTGGAGCTGGAACGATTACGATGCTACCTACATGGCGCCCCGCAGTAGCATGCCTATGTACGGCAATGTGGCCAGCTTTGCACTACAGGCCAATGGCAACGTGCAAAGCAACCCCGCTAACGTTGCCGGATTGGTGACGAACATTGACCACTTCCGGGATTCGGGTTTTAGCATACATCGGTTGTTTGATCAGCCAGCATTTACACTGTGGCCTGGCAAAACCAAACGCACCAATACTACTTTGTACATGACGCCGGCGTCTTCGTCTCAACTGGCAGCTACACAGTTGGGCAACGACTGGTATTTCGAACATGCGTCAGTTCCTGAAAATCTGCGCTGGCAAAAGATATACTCGCAACCAACCGACAGCATGATGAAACCGCTGATGCACCGCAGCGACAATTTTTTTGCTGAGCAAACCTTGCTCATGATTAGCCAGCAGTGGTTTGGCTACATGAATGAAAGCGATGTGATTGATAGTTTGCTACAAACAGATTTGCAAGCCATGCCTGATAAACCCCGTTGGGTTGATGGCAGTGGACTGAGCCGTTATAATCTGTTTACGCCTGCCGATTTTATCTGGCTGTTGCAGCAATGCCGCAGCGAATTTTCCATGGCCCGTTTGCAAAATATTTTGCCTACCGGCAATGATGGCACACTTACCAATTATTACAAACCACTGGAAGGAAAGCTGTTTGCTAAAACCGGCACGCTGGCTGGGGTAGTAGCCCTAAGCGGCTATATGACCAGCAAGCAAGGGCGGCTGTTGCTGCTGAGTGTACAGGTCAACAATCACAATGGTTCGGCAGCAGCTGTGAGAAGAGCGGTAGAAAAATACCTGCTGCATGTGTGGGAGCATAACTAGCGAATTTTTGAACCTCTAAGACGCTAAGGCTGAAAGAGGCACAAAGAAAAATGCAGGGCGTATAAAGCAAATTGGATTGATGAAAGCACTTAACACAAAAGGGACCACATCATGCGGTCCCTTTTGTATGCTTTAAAATAGAGATGTTAGGATTACTCCAAACGAAACGTGATGGTTTGCGAAGTGCGGGCTATTACTTTTTGTCCGTTTTGTAATGCAGGCACCCACTTGGGGCCGGATTTAATAATGCGTACGGCTTCTTGTGCCAAACCGCCACCGGGGTCGTTCATGGCATAAATGTCAGATAAGTTACCTTCTGTATCTACTACAAACTGTACTACTACTTTACCTTGTATGCCTTTTTCTTGAGCTTCATTCGGGTATTGCAGATTACGCTCAAGGTATCTTCTCCAACCATCGTAGTTGCCCGGAAAAGCTGGCGGTGTTTCAGTTTCTGCAAACACAGCACCAGATTTCTTGCTGTAAATTTCTATCACCCCTTTCTCTGCTTCTGCACCATACTTGGCTACTGCTGTACCATCTTTCAATACATTGATGCTGCCAATTTGGTCGGGAGAAATTTCTTGCATTTCTGCTGCGGTAATACGTTTGCCATCCAGGAAAATTAGCGCAGGCATATTGTCTGAACCAGCACCACCCCGCAGCAAAACTGTTTGCTTGCTTTTGGGAGTTGGATAACCGGTGACCACTACCTCATCGGCATGCAGGGTAGTAGCCTGTCCCTGCACTTGTACACGTGGCTTGCCATAGCCTACCACTACCACTTCACCCGGTCCATTACTGGCGGTGGCTGGCTTGCTGGTGTTTGAGCGTGGTTGCCCTTGTACCACTACCTCGTTTTGCGTAGCTGAGACTTCCGTTTTCGGATGAATCATAATCACCCCATTCTTTCCCTTTTCGCCGTACAGCTTCGTAGCACTTTCGCCCTTCAGTACATCGATACTGGCAATGGTATTGGGATCGATTTGTTGTAGCTGAGCTTGGGTAATTTCCAAGCCTGCATAAATAAATAAGGGTTGTGTTTCAGGATTGCTGCTCATGCCGCTGAGGTTGAGTTTCACTGGCTCATCCGCAGGCGCCTTTGGTGGTGGCGGAGGCGGAATGAAGTAGCCTTTCTTTTTCGCTGCATTTAATTCATAGGTGAATTTGCGGCCGTCTTTCATTTCGTATTTGATGTAGCAGTGACCGTTTTTGTCAATCACCTCTGCCTTGCGAATGCTATCGGGCAGCTCGGGCCACTGCCCGTTTGCAGGAGCTACAGGTGCAGGTGGTGGTGGTGGCGGCGGTGTTTTCTTTTTGTCCTGCGCATAGGCTTTGTCGATACTTACCACCAATACGGCGGCAGTAGCAATCATCAGTACCAGTCCGCTGATGCGGCGCAGGTAGCTGTATTTCGGTTCATGAGAAGCTGTTATCATGTGTAATCTTCTTTTGAGATGAGCGGTAAAAAAGGGATTGCTGAGTGCAGGTGCGGGTGTGCCGGTGGCCACCTGTAAAATCATGGCGGCAAATGCAGCGCCATCATAACGCTCTATGGCTTGCTGATCGGCTAAAAATTCGTGGATGGCATACAGTTCGCGGCGCATCAACCAAAAAAACGGGTTCATCCAAAACACAATCAACAGCAGTTCGGCAAACAATTTATCGGCACTGTGTTTCTCGTGGATGTGAGTTAGTTCATGCTGCAGCATGCGTTGGCCATTGCTGCTATCAGGGTCGATATCGCTGCGCCAAAACAGCCACTTGAAAAACGAAAATGGTGCGGAAGGTTCTTCTGTAATCACCACACTTACTTCGTGAAAATAAGTGGGTGTATTGTGGCGATACAAACGCACCACCTTCCATACACTGCGCAGCAAATGCAGCAGCAGTAACCCTGATACCATGAGCATGCTCAAACTGGCATATTCCTTCCAGCTCCAGGTGGTATTGGGTTGGTATACCAGCACCACATTGTTCCAGGGCAGGGCTGCTACCATATCTACCACAGCAGTTGGCTTGGCCGGTTGCAGCAGCGGTATGTTCATGAACGGTACCAACACACTCAGCAGCATGGCACTCAGCAGGTAAAACCGGTTCCACTGATGAAACCGTTCGTTGCGCAGGGCTACCCAGTAGTAGCCCAACAGCACGGCACTGCAGAGCAGCATTTTCAGTAGGTACAACATTACCGGATGCATAGGCTATTTGTTTTTAAGTTCCTTCAACAACATTTCCAGGTCTTGCACACTCAGCTTTTTTTGGTCTACCAAAAAGCTGACCGCACTGCTGTAGGACCCATCGAAATAGCTGCTCACCAACGAGCCGAGGCTTTGCTTGCTATACTGCGCCTTACTCATGAGTGGCTGGTACAAATTGTTGCGCCCCACGGCTTGTGAGGTTACAAAGCCTTTGTCCATCAAAATTTTGAGCAGCGTAGCCACCGTATTGCTGTGCGGTTGTGGTGTCGGCATGGCTTCTACAATGTCTTTCAAAAAGCCTTCGCCTATTTGCCACAGGGCATGCATTACCTGTTCTTCGGCCTTGGTCAGTGTCTTTACGGTTGATTTTGCCATGGTTTTAATTTACCACAGAGGAGAAAGAGGAAGGCACAGAGGCGCAGGTGTTTGCCTGCATTGTGTGCTATCCATTTCGTTCTGTTCTTCAGTACTTTTTCCGGGCGTTTGCAACCACCCGATTGGAATTCCAAACCGAATATAACTAATTTCTTAGTGAAATAACTAATTTTTTAGTTGTTAAAAAGTTGTTGAACCACCAAGGCACAACGAATGCACTAAGTACACAAGGGAAAAACTTTGTGCTCCTTGCGTGTCCTTCGTGCCTTTGTGGTTCAATGTTTACCCGAAAGTCCGTTGCAATTGCTCGATAGAATACTCTACATAGGTAGGCTTGCCGCCCGGTGTGGTATTGGGCGTGGTACATAAAAACAGCTGCTCCACCAGACTGCGCATTTCTTTTTCGCTGAGGTTGCGGCCGGCCTTGATGCTTTGCTGCCAGGCAAGGGTGCGAATGAGTTTTTCGCGGCGGCTAAACTTCACTTCTGCATTGAAGTTTTTGTAGTGTTCCAGTATGTGCTCAATGGCTTTTTGTTCATTGCCGCTGTCTACATCGGCAGGCGTGCCGTGTATAATAAAACTGTTGTGGCCAAAGGGTTCTACCTGATAGCCGAGTTGCAGCATATCGGGCAATAGTTCTGTGAGTAGCAAAGCATCGGCAGGTTGCAATTCAATGCTTACCGGAAACAGACTTTGCTGCGTGGCAATGGGTTTGCCGAAGATGGCTTTTTGCAATTGCTCATACAAAATGCGTTCGTGAGCACCTTGCTGGTGAATGAGCAAATAACCATGATTGGTAATGGCAATGATGTAGGCCCAATGCACCTGCATGAGCGGCGTTTCGGGTATCCACTGAAAACGCTTTTCGCGGCTGATGGGCCGCTGCTCATGTTCAAAATCGTAGTATGGCGTTTTGGGCGAAATCTCAAAGAGTTGCTCTTTTAGTTTGGCCAGTTCACTTTGCCAGCCAGCGGCCCCGGCCCCCCTCCTCCCGATAGCCATCGGGATCCCCCGGCGGGGGAGAGTAGAAGCCACCCGCTTGTTGAGCAGCCTTTTGAATGTCAACCGTTTGTTGTTTGTCCGCTATCCAGCTGCCGGGCATGGGGCGCATGGCACCAGCACTGGGTTCAATTTTATGCGCCTGATTTTTTTGCGTAAAGGTTTGGTACAAGCTGCTGCTGATGGTGCGTTCGGCTATGTCATCTGTTACCGGTTTACTCACGGCATCCAGTTGTTGTATATCGGCATTGAGACTAAAATCAAGCGACGGCGCAATGCTGAATTGTGCCAGTGCATGCTTGATGGCAGCCTGCACAAAAGCATACACAATCTTTTCATCATCAAACTTTATTTCCTGCTTGGTGGGGTGCACGTTGATGTCTACATGCTGCGGGTCGAGCTGTATAAACAGCACGTAGGAAGGGTAGCTGTCCTTGGCCAGCAGGTCTTCATACGCATGGGTTACCGCATGGTTGAGATAGGCACTTTTGATAAAGCGGTTGTTGATGAAAAAGTATTGGTCGCCACGGGTTTTGCGGGCCGTGTCGGGCTTGCCTACAAAACCGCTGATGGTGAGGTAGTCGGTATCTTCTTTAATGGGTACCAGCTTGGTATTGTACTGGCTGCCCAGCAGTTGTACAATGCGCTGTTTGAGGCTGCCTTTTTCCAGCACAAACACCTGCTGTCCGTTGCTGGTAAGGCTAAACCGCACTTCCGGAAAAGCCATGGCCACCCGGGTAAATTCATCCATGATGTTGCGCAGCTCGGTGGTATTGCTTTTCAAAAAATTGCGGCGGGCCGGCACATTGAAAAACACATTTTTCATGCTGATGCTGGTGCCCACGGGGCATTGCACCGGCTCCTGCTGCACCACCACACTGTTTTCGATGCGGATGAAAGTGCCCAGTTCGTCTTCGGCCCGGCGGGTTTTCAGCTCTACCTGGGCCACGGCCGCAATGCTGGCCAGCGCCTCGCCCCGAAAGCCCATGGTACGCAGGCTAAACAGATCGTCGATGGTTTTGATTTTGCTGGTGGCGTGCCGCTCAAAAGCCATGCGGGCATCGGTCGCACTCATGCCCTTGCCGTTGTCTATCACCTGCACCAGTCCTTTGCCTGCATCGGTCACAATGAGTTGTAAGTCGGTAGCTCCGGCATCAATGGCGTTTTCCAGCAGTTCCTTTACGGCACTGGCTGGTCGCTGAATCACTTCTCCGGCGGCTATCTGGTTGGCAATGTGGTCTGGTAGCAGTTGTATAATATCGGGCACTCGCAGTTTCTCCTTGTAGCCGGCAAAAATAGGGGTTCGGGGAGAGTCGGGAGACGGTTGTCGGAAGTCCGGAGACGGGAGTCTGTAGACGGGAGACGGAAAGTCCGGAAGACCGGAAGACGGCAAGCCGGAAGTTTTCGTCATGCTGACGAAGGAAGCTGTAAGTCCAGACCGAAGCGGCTGAGGCATCTCTTCAATCGGAGACGGAAAGACCGAAAGTGGGTAAGTCCGTAGTCGGAAGTCCGTAGATGGGAGACGGAAAGACCGGGAGTCGGGAAGTCCGGAAGACAGTATTCGGTGGTTGGTAGTCCGTAGTCAGGAGACGGAAAGTCCGAAAGACGGCAGTCCGTAGTCTGTTGTCTGTATTCGGTCGTCCGTTTATCTTTCCCCAGCCCTGCAAGGGCGACCTACCTCAGCCATGGGCTACACCCATGGATACAAGAAACCCTTGATCCGTAAGCCCTGTAGGGGCGGTATCACACAATAAGCGTAGAGAGCATTTGGGGCTGTCAGCAGCGGTGCATGCGCAGCAACAGTTCCGGCTGTCCGCTTTAGCCCCGACCGAAGCGTCGGGGGCTACCGCTACCATCCGGCAGCCCGTCAGCAATACAACATACATCAGCGACATGGTAGTATCGATTTTATCACAGGCATTGAAATACACTTGAGAAAAAATCTCCAACCCTCATTAAACGTTCAACACTAACGCTGTGTCATACCTGCACAAAAACCGAAAAAACATGACACGCACTACTACCAAACAACTCCTGCTGACTGCCGCCATTGCACTCGCCAGCTTTACCACCCAGGCCCAAACCCGCGACCGCAAAGAAGATGTACGGGACAAAAAGAAGACGTTCGTGACCGCAAGGAAAACCGCCGCGACCGCCGCGAAGACAAGCGGGATAAAGCCGAAGACCGTCGCGACAAACGCGAAGATGTTCGGGATGCCCAACACGACGGTGGCCGCCGCGATAAACTCGAAGATGTAAGAGACCGCAAAGAAGATGTACGGGATAAAAAAGAAGACCGTCGCGATAAAGCCGAAGACAAAAGAGACCGCAAAGAAAACCGCCGCGACCGTCTCGAAAACAAAGTCGACCGCCGCACTGGTCCTTCCCGCAGAGGCTAAGGAAAGAAGTGGGAGGTTAGAAGTGGGAAGTACGAATCTTTTGCTGTAATACATGATCGTTACTTCCAGCTATTTTTTCTACAATATCGATATTAAAAAAGCGAAGCGTTTTGGCGCTTCGCTTTTTTATTGAAGGATTAGGAAAATTACTGTGCAGCACCAGCCAACACTTCACGTACAGTTTCGGCGATGGGT
The Phnomibacter ginsenosidimutans genome window above contains:
- a CDS encoding D-alanyl-D-alanine carboxypeptidase/D-alanyl-D-alanine-endopeptidase, with the translated sequence MNRRHDIIQLLVMAVLLMGCVSGRQIQRGLQQYEALTTLLEDSTLQHAHVGIMIVDAESQQLLAAHNEHKYFVPASNTKLWTMYAGLKYLGDSLIAGYVAKSNDSVVHFRSHADPTFLHPDYKHQPLATVLQQYKQVNWYNAGMATTAYGNGWSWNDYDATYMAPRSSMPMYGNVASFALQANGNVQSNPANVAGLVTNIDHFRDSGFSIHRLFDQPAFTLWPGKTKRTNTTLYMTPASSSQLAATQLGNDWYFEHASVPENLRWQKIYSQPTDSMMKPLMHRSDNFFAEQTLLMISQQWFGYMNESDVIDSLLQTDLQAMPDKPRWVDGSGLSRYNLFTPADFIWLLQQCRSEFSMARLQNILPTGNDGTLTNYYKPLEGKLFAKTGTLAGVVALSGYMTSKQGRLLLLSVQVNNHNGSAAAVRRAVEKYLLHVWEHN
- a CDS encoding potassium channel family protein, with protein sequence MSKKITRWLLLRKFIAPVFLLAALTIVGTVGYVFIDDYTWINALYMTIITVGTVGFGEIQPLSNAGKLFTIFLIIASLATVAFYITMVTRLLLDGEWRRQYRLYKQSKRLNNMHNHVIVCGYGRNGKQACEVLRQNGITFTVIEQRQEYVAAAEHEDLIIPGDATKDEVLLEAGIMHAKALISALPNDADNLFVVLTARQLNPNITIISRASDDHSIKKLKIAGATNVIMPDKLGGAYMASLVLIPDVQEFLSMLSSKHNEKFQVTELEVTQAINLGELNLWQETGCTVLGVKQVDSKYRRNPTPDYILMQGERLIVMGSAAQITKAQKHLQER
- a CDS encoding M56 family metallopeptidase; protein product: MHPVMLYLLKMLLCSAVLLGYYWVALRNERFHQWNRFYLLSAMLLSVLVPFMNIPLLQPAKPTAVVDMVAALPWNNVVLVYQPNTTWSWKEYASLSMLMVSGLLLLHLLRSVWKVVRLYRHNTPTYFHEVSVVITEEPSAPFSFFKWLFWRSDIDPDSSNGQRMLQHELTHIHEKHSADKLFAELLLIVFWMNPFFWLMRRELYAIHEFLADQQAIERYDGAAFAAMILQVATGTPAPALSNPFFTAHLKRRLHMITASHEPKYSYLRRISGLVLMIATAAVLVVSIDKAYAQDKKKTPPPPPPPAPVAPANGQWPELPDSIRKAEVIDKNGHCYIKYEMKDGRKFTYELNAAKKKGYFIPPPPPPKAPADEPVKLNLSGMSSNPETQPLFIYAGLEITQAQLQQIDPNTIASIDVLKGESATKLYGEKGKNGVIMIHPKTEVSATQNEVVVQGQPRSNTSKPATASNGPGEVVVVGYGKPRVQVQGQATTLHADEVVVTGYPTPKSKQTVLLRGGAGSDNMPALIFLDGKRITAAEMQEISPDQIGSINVLKDGTAVAKYGAEAEKGVIEIYSKKSGAVFAETETPPAFPGNYDGWRRYLERNLQYPNEAQEKGIQGKVVVQFVVDTEGNLSDIYAMNDPGGGLAQEAVRIIKSGPKWVPALQNGQKVIARTSQTITFRLE
- the mutL gene encoding DNA mismatch repair endonuclease MutL translates to MPDIIQLLPDHIANQIAAGEVIQRPASAVKELLENAIDAGATDLQLIVTDAGKGLVQVIDNGKGMSATDARMAFERHATSKIKTIDDLFSLRTMGFRGEALASIAAVAQVELKTRRAEDELGTFIRIENSVVVQQEPVQCPVGTSISMKNVFFNVPARRNFLKSNTTELRNIMDEFTRVAMAFPEVRFSLTSNGQQVFVLEKGSLKQRIVQLLGSQYNTKLVPIKEDTDYLTISGFVGKPDTARKTRGDQYFFINNRFIKSAYLNHAVTHAYEDLLAKDSYPSYVLFIQLDPQHVDINVHPTKQEIKFDDEKIVYAFVQAAIKHALAQFSIAPSLDFSLNADIQQLDAVSKPVTDDIAERTISSSLYQTFTQKNQAHKIEPSAGAMRPMPGSWIADKQQTVDIQKAAQQAGGFYSPPPGDPDGYREEGGRGRWLAK
- a CDS encoding cation:proton antiporter — encoded protein: MSHLPNLITDLALILGAAGITTLLFRRLKQPVVLGYIIAGLLVGPNFSLFPTVTDVEGIRTWAEIGVIFLLFALGLEFSFKKLAKIGGTAGITGTIEILAMLSIGFGMGQLMRWSFMDSLFLGGIIAISSTTIIFRAFDELGVKTKQFTGLVMGILIVEDLVAVLLMVLLSTMAVSKEFAGGEMLMAIGKLLFFLSLWFLAGIFILPTFLKRASKLLSSETLLVAAIALCLGMVVFADKVGFSAALGAFVMGSILAETVYAEKIEHLLEPVKNLFGAIFFVSVGMLINPILLWENAGPVLLLSLTVILGKLIFVSTGALVAGRPLKQAVQAGTSMTQIGEFSFIIATLGVTLNVTSSFLYPIAVGVSVLTTFTTPYMIRLADPLISWLEKVLPARWQQKLQEYSAGTQVLKGESDWRIVVKLLMQMVLINVVVIIAILLASKYLLYPFMHTMIDTQLVASLVTIAITLMAMMPFVWALMAKKIQHSAYRQLWLDSKYNHGPLVAVEVFRNALAVAFVAVLLAQHFSTPVAVGVTIAVIGVVMIVFRQRLQRFYQRIEQRFLNNLHEKEKAAKQAPKLLTPWDAHLSKIRICATSPFIGKTLEELALREQYGVNIAFIERGNKLLYAPSRFEKLFPYDEIGVIGNDHQLQKFTVLVEEQNEEAPVADLLAQQISLEKIVVDEHNGLRGKSIRDSGIREMTNGLVVGIERDGERMLNPSSATTFEWNDVIWLVGDRNKIAQLSQV
- a CDS encoding BlaI/MecI/CopY family transcriptional regulator, translated to MAKSTVKTLTKAEEQVMHALWQIGEGFLKDIVEAMPTPQPHSNTVATLLKILMDKGFVTSQAVGRNNLYQPLMSKAQYSKQSLGSLVSSYFDGSYSSAVSFLVDQKKLSVQDLEMLLKELKNK